The following are from one region of the Hymenobacter radiodurans genome:
- a CDS encoding carbohydrate kinase family protein, whose translation MQNTVVCFGETLWDVLPSGKQPGGAPFNVAVHLHQFGQPVELISRVGDDDLGTELLDFLESRGVSTKYVQRGKTHLTGVVKANVDDRNEVVYKIVQPVAWDYIQYDNEVRDLVAGAKVFVYGSLAARSQATRETLYRLLQSAQLKVFDVNMRPPHYTREVIKYLLEQADVVKMNHHELAEILDWFGGSTEDEAALAGLASRFDLKAVCVTLGADGAMLWAGGQFYRAPGIKVEVVDTIGSGDAFLAAFLRAWLSGRTYDECLRIACASGALVATYQGATPALSEAHITELLDVQVRQ comes from the coding sequence ATGCAAAATACAGTTGTGTGCTTCGGTGAAACGCTCTGGGATGTGCTGCCCTCGGGTAAGCAGCCGGGCGGAGCACCTTTCAACGTGGCGGTGCACCTGCATCAGTTTGGGCAGCCCGTAGAGCTTATCAGCCGGGTCGGCGACGACGACCTGGGAACGGAGCTGTTGGATTTCCTAGAAAGTCGAGGCGTCAGCACAAAGTATGTGCAGCGCGGTAAGACGCATTTGACGGGCGTAGTGAAGGCCAACGTAGACGACCGTAATGAGGTAGTTTACAAAATTGTGCAGCCTGTGGCCTGGGACTACATCCAATACGATAATGAGGTGCGCGACCTAGTGGCCGGCGCCAAAGTATTCGTATATGGTAGTCTGGCGGCGCGTAGTCAGGCCACGCGCGAAACCCTGTATCGGCTGCTGCAGAGTGCCCAACTCAAGGTATTCGACGTGAACATGCGCCCGCCGCATTATACCCGCGAGGTCATTAAATACCTGCTGGAACAAGCTGATGTGGTGAAAATGAATCACCATGAGCTGGCCGAAATCCTGGATTGGTTTGGCGGTAGCACCGAAGACGAAGCGGCCTTGGCTGGACTGGCCAGTCGTTTTGACTTGAAAGCTGTGTGCGTCACGCTCGGCGCCGACGGGGCCATGCTATGGGCTGGGGGGCAATTTTACCGCGCCCCCGGTATCAAAGTAGAAGTAGTGGATACCATCGGCAGCGGCGACGCGTTCCTGGCGGCTTTCCTGCGAGCTTGGTTAAGCGGGCGCACCTACGACGAATGCCTGCGCATTGCCTGCGCGAGTGGGGCTTTAGTTGCGACCTATCAGGGCGCAACCCCAGCCCTCAGCGAAGCGCATATTACGGAGTTGCTGGACGTTCAAGTTCGGCAGTAA
- a CDS encoding RagB/SusD family nutrient uptake outer membrane protein: MNPDYGCCGFHQPSQNLVNAFKTDAQGLPLFETFNNSDLSAPADFQANTVDPRLDHSVGIPSHPYKYSPSFIFETSWLRDQNTYGVYMSMKENVLPTDPSFQKTPPFMTSSKNWTIIRFADVLLWKAEALIELNRSAEALPIINQIRQRAQNSTARLKTTSGANISNYRIGQYSAGVWNQAYARQALRFERRLEFALEGQRFFDLVRWGIAADYLNTYFEKEKTKRQHLKDARFTRGRDEYLPIPLNQINFSKGLYQQNPGW; encoded by the coding sequence ATGAACCCCGACTACGGCTGCTGCGGGTTTCATCAGCCCAGCCAGAACCTGGTCAACGCCTTCAAGACGGATGCTCAGGGCCTGCCGTTGTTCGAGACCTTCAACAACTCGGACCTAAGTGCGCCCGCTGATTTCCAGGCCAATACCGTCGATCCGCGCCTCGATCATTCCGTTGGTATTCCATCGCACCCTTATAAATACTCGCCGTCGTTCATCTTTGAAACCTCCTGGCTCCGCGACCAGAATACCTATGGCGTGTATATGTCGATGAAGGAAAACGTGCTGCCTACGGATCCGAGCTTCCAAAAAACGCCCCCCTTCATGACCTCATCGAAGAACTGGACCATCATCCGCTTCGCCGATGTGCTGCTCTGGAAAGCGGAAGCCTTGATTGAGTTAAATCGCTCGGCCGAAGCTTTGCCCATCATCAACCAGATTCGGCAGCGGGCTCAGAACAGCACCGCCCGGTTGAAAACCACTTCCGGCGCCAACATCTCCAACTACCGGATCGGCCAGTACTCGGCTGGAGTTTGGAATCAGGCATACGCTCGCCAGGCGCTGCGCTTTGAGCGCCGCTTAGAGTTTGCTTTGGAAGGCCAGCGCTTCTTCGACCTCGTGCGCTGGGGAATCGCGGCCGATTACCTGAACACGTACTTTGAAAAGGAGAAAACGAAGCGTCAGCACCTAAAGGACGCCCGCTTCACCCGTGGCCGCGACGAATACCTGCCAATTCCGTTAAATCAAATCAACTTCAGCAAAGGCCTGTACCAGCAGAATCCAGGTTGGTAG
- a CDS encoding glycoside hydrolase family 43 protein, which produces MKILSVLYLLLLPVLGVAQSSTLSKVWVPDLGNGTYKNPVLYADYSDPDVVRVGSDYYLTSSSFNAAPGLQILHSKDLVNWTIISTVFSQQSPLDVFSKPQHGNGVWAPSIRYHKGQFYIYYPDPDYGIYVTRAKNPAGPWETPILIKEAKGWIDPCPLWDADGQAYLVHAFAGSRAGFKSVLAVSRMSPDGLKLLGDEVLIFDGHEKHPTIEGPKFYKRNGYYYIFAPGGGVSTGWQVVLRSKNVFGPYEDRIVMAQGNTPINGPHQGAWVTTPGDKEDWFMHFQDQGAYGRVVHLQPMVWKNDWPVIGNDPDGDGKGEPVLTYRKPAHKGKAQPLATPATSDEFDSTTLGLQWQWHANPQLGWAFLNAPQSLLRLYSVPLPADFKNFWQVPNLLLQKLPAAAFTATTKLTFIPRFEGEQAGLIMMGMDYAHLSVTNQNGRLSLAPVVCQNADKLAPEKATAPPVEVPANKPIYLRVAVRDGAKCQFSYSLDGQQFQPIGTEFQAREGRWIGAKVGLFCTRASKTNDAGSADVDWFRIE; this is translated from the coding sequence ATGAAAATACTGAGCGTTCTGTACTTATTGCTGCTTCCTGTTCTGGGGGTGGCGCAGTCATCAACTTTGTCGAAAGTGTGGGTGCCGGATTTGGGCAATGGCACCTACAAAAATCCAGTGCTGTACGCCGATTATTCCGACCCAGATGTCGTGCGTGTTGGCTCCGATTATTACCTAACTTCTTCGAGCTTTAACGCGGCGCCCGGCCTGCAGATTCTGCACTCGAAAGACCTGGTAAACTGGACGATTATCAGCACGGTTTTCAGCCAGCAGTCACCGCTGGATGTGTTCAGCAAGCCCCAGCATGGCAATGGGGTTTGGGCTCCATCAATTCGCTACCATAAGGGGCAATTTTACATCTATTACCCCGACCCGGATTACGGTATTTATGTAACGCGGGCGAAGAATCCGGCGGGCCCTTGGGAAACGCCCATCCTCATCAAAGAAGCGAAAGGCTGGATTGACCCTTGTCCGCTCTGGGACGCGGACGGACAAGCCTATCTGGTGCACGCTTTTGCCGGTTCGCGGGCCGGATTTAAGAGCGTGCTAGCCGTATCGCGCATGTCGCCCGATGGGTTGAAGCTGCTGGGTGATGAAGTGCTGATTTTTGATGGCCACGAGAAGCACCCGACCATCGAAGGCCCGAAGTTTTACAAGCGCAACGGCTACTACTATATTTTCGCGCCGGGTGGGGGAGTATCGACGGGCTGGCAAGTGGTACTGCGCTCCAAGAATGTATTTGGTCCCTATGAAGACCGCATTGTAATGGCGCAGGGCAACACGCCCATTAACGGGCCTCACCAGGGCGCCTGGGTGACGACGCCCGGCGACAAGGAAGATTGGTTTATGCACTTTCAGGACCAAGGCGCCTACGGCCGAGTGGTGCATTTGCAGCCAATGGTTTGGAAAAACGACTGGCCCGTAATCGGCAACGACCCTGATGGCGATGGCAAAGGCGAACCCGTACTGACCTACCGCAAGCCTGCCCATAAAGGCAAGGCACAACCGCTGGCAACGCCGGCTACTTCTGACGAGTTTGATAGTACTACGTTGGGCTTGCAGTGGCAGTGGCACGCTAATCCTCAGCTCGGCTGGGCGTTCCTAAATGCCCCCCAGAGTTTACTGCGCCTCTACTCTGTGCCGTTACCCGCCGATTTCAAGAACTTCTGGCAGGTGCCGAATCTGCTGTTGCAAAAGCTGCCGGCCGCCGCGTTTACCGCTACCACCAAGCTTACATTTATTCCACGCTTTGAAGGGGAGCAGGCTGGCTTAATTATGATGGGCATGGACTACGCTCACCTGAGCGTCACCAACCAAAACGGCCGCCTTTCGCTGGCGCCAGTTGTGTGTCAGAACGCTGATAAGCTCGCTCCGGAAAAAGCGACTGCCCCACCAGTTGAAGTGCCAGCCAACAAGCCGATTTATCTGCGTGTAGCCGTGCGCGACGGCGCCAAATGCCAGTTCAGCTACAGCCTCGACGGGCAGCAGTTTCAGCCTATTGGCACCGAGTTTCAAGCCCGCGAAGGCCGTTGGATTGGGGCGAAAGTTGGTTTGTTCTGTACCCGGGCCAGCAAAACCAACGATGCCGGCTCCGCCGACGTAGATTGGTTTCGGATTGAATAG
- a CDS encoding glycoside hydrolase family 88/105 protein: MFRSLFLVGFLFSFVAATAQKAPQTAARPMSQRMADSFIKWHPDSIVIGSRKMTRWDYEQGLMLKALERVWQRTGDPKYFTYIQKDLDLFVQPDGSIRTYKIEDYNLDNLTTGHALLLMSQMSLGSSAVQQKYVKAAQLLRKQLAEQPRTKAGGFWHKKIYPNQMWLDGLYMAQPFYAEYNQVFKQAQDFDDVAKQFALIEKNLVDPKTGLLYHGYDESREQQWANKQTGQSPNFWDRGMGWYAMALVDVLDYFPKEHKEYANLLKYVQRLAPVLAKYQDQKTGTWSLVVDQGSRKGNYAEASGSSMFVYMLAKGVRMGYLDKSYQKVADKGYQGLLKTFVANEADGALAFNGTVSVGGLGANLTAMVALNTTSASRCARTI, encoded by the coding sequence ATGTTCCGTAGTCTCTTCCTTGTCGGTTTTCTATTCTCGTTTGTTGCTGCGACGGCCCAAAAAGCCCCCCAGACGGCCGCGCGGCCTATGTCGCAGCGCATGGCTGATTCATTCATCAAATGGCACCCCGATTCTATTGTTATCGGCAGCCGGAAAATGACTCGGTGGGATTATGAGCAGGGCCTGATGCTGAAGGCATTGGAGCGGGTGTGGCAACGTACCGGCGACCCCAAATACTTCACTTATATTCAGAAAGATCTCGACCTGTTTGTGCAGCCCGATGGCAGTATTCGTACCTATAAAATCGAAGATTATAACCTCGATAACCTGACAACCGGCCACGCGCTTTTGCTGATGAGTCAGATGTCGTTGGGTAGCTCGGCGGTGCAGCAGAAATACGTTAAAGCCGCTCAATTGCTCCGCAAGCAGCTTGCGGAACAGCCCCGCACCAAAGCCGGCGGTTTCTGGCATAAGAAGATTTACCCCAATCAAATGTGGCTGGATGGCCTGTACATGGCTCAGCCATTTTACGCTGAGTACAACCAGGTTTTCAAACAAGCTCAGGATTTCGACGATGTAGCCAAGCAGTTTGCTTTGATCGAGAAAAACCTTGTTGATCCGAAAACTGGTCTGCTTTACCACGGCTACGATGAAAGCCGGGAGCAGCAGTGGGCCAACAAGCAAACGGGCCAGTCGCCCAACTTCTGGGACCGGGGCATGGGCTGGTACGCCATGGCCTTGGTTGATGTGCTTGACTACTTTCCGAAGGAGCACAAAGAGTACGCGAACCTGCTGAAATACGTGCAGCGGTTGGCGCCGGTATTAGCGAAATATCAGGACCAAAAAACGGGCACTTGGTCACTGGTAGTAGACCAAGGCTCCCGCAAAGGCAACTACGCCGAAGCCTCGGGTAGCAGCATGTTTGTGTACATGCTGGCCAAAGGCGTACGCATGGGCTACCTCGATAAATCGTATCAAAAAGTGGCCGATAAAGGCTATCAGGGCCTATTGAAAACCTTTGTAGCCAATGAGGCCGATGGCGCACTAGCCTTCAATGGAACCGTAAGTGTAGGCGGTCTGGGGGCAAACCTTACCGCGATGGTAGCTTTGAATACTACCTCAGCGAGCCGCTGCGCAAGAACGATTTGA
- a CDS encoding glycoside hydrolase family 32 protein: MKKLICLIVGLLGLTLSGWAQRPQATEQYRPKFHFTPKAKWMNDPNGMVYSKGTYHLFYQYYPDSTIWGPMHWGHATSKDLVSWQHQPVALYPDSLGYIFSGSAVLDVNNTSGFGKNGQAPMVAIFTHHNPKLEKLGGNKHQNQSIAYSLDEGKTWTKYEKNPVLKNPGIPDFRDPKVSWYEKDKKWIMTLATKDRITFYSSPNLKDWTKQSEFGEKVGAHGGVWECPDLFPLTLGGKKQWVLLVSINPGGPNKGSATQYFVGDFDGKKFTPLSTDTKWVDYGPDNYAGVTWSNTGDRKIFLGWMSNWEYANQVPTYPWRSAMTIPRDLSLRKVGTEVLLVSQPSKEVSKLESGEITLDNVAVKEEMNLSDKTKNTGPFQLKLSADQLADFAVVLTNDRKEEVLIGYDKKANQYYIDRTKSGKLDFSNKFASRATAPRLTTSAKMDLTLIVDAASVELFADEGLTAMTGIFFPTEEFKTIKVRAANPLTLRKVTYKRMGVGI, translated from the coding sequence ATGAAAAAACTGATTTGTCTAATTGTGGGCCTGCTGGGCCTGACGCTCAGCGGCTGGGCCCAACGGCCGCAAGCTACTGAGCAGTACCGCCCCAAGTTTCACTTCACCCCGAAGGCGAAGTGGATGAACGACCCTAACGGCATGGTCTATAGCAAGGGGACGTATCACCTGTTCTATCAATATTACCCCGACAGCACCATATGGGGGCCGATGCACTGGGGCCACGCCACCAGCAAGGATTTGGTAAGCTGGCAGCACCAACCCGTTGCCTTATATCCTGACAGCCTGGGGTACATCTTCTCAGGCAGCGCCGTTCTGGATGTGAACAATACTTCGGGCTTCGGCAAAAACGGCCAGGCGCCGATGGTGGCTATTTTCACCCATCACAACCCGAAGCTGGAGAAGCTGGGGGGCAATAAGCACCAGAATCAGAGTATTGCCTATAGCCTGGACGAGGGCAAAACCTGGACGAAGTACGAGAAGAACCCAGTGCTGAAAAATCCCGGCATTCCGGACTTCCGCGACCCAAAAGTGAGCTGGTACGAGAAGGACAAGAAGTGGATTATGACCCTGGCCACCAAAGACCGCATCACGTTTTACTCCTCGCCCAACTTAAAGGATTGGACCAAGCAAAGTGAGTTTGGCGAGAAGGTAGGCGCGCACGGCGGCGTGTGGGAGTGCCCCGACTTGTTCCCACTGACGCTGGGGGGCAAAAAGCAATGGGTGTTGTTGGTGAGCATCAACCCCGGCGGCCCCAACAAAGGCTCGGCGACCCAATACTTCGTGGGCGACTTCGACGGTAAGAAATTCACGCCTCTTTCTACCGATACCAAATGGGTTGATTATGGCCCTGACAACTACGCCGGCGTGACGTGGTCGAACACCGGCGACCGGAAGATATTCTTGGGTTGGATGAGCAATTGGGAATACGCTAATCAGGTGCCCACGTACCCCTGGCGCAGCGCCATGACCATCCCGCGCGACTTGTCGCTGCGCAAAGTAGGAACGGAAGTGCTGTTGGTGTCGCAGCCATCCAAGGAAGTAAGCAAGCTGGAATCAGGAGAAATTACACTGGATAATGTAGCGGTGAAAGAGGAGATGAACCTCTCAGACAAGACCAAGAACACGGGGCCATTCCAACTAAAGCTCTCTGCTGATCAGCTCGCTGACTTTGCCGTGGTTTTGACTAACGACCGTAAGGAAGAAGTGCTGATTGGCTACGACAAGAAAGCCAACCAATACTACATCGACCGCACCAAATCCGGCAAGCTTGATTTCAGTAACAAATTTGCGAGTCGGGCCACTGCGCCGCGCCTGACCACCAGCGCGAAAATGGACTTGACACTCATTGTGGATGCCGCTTCTGTAGAATTGTTTGCTGACGAAGGCCTGACCGCCATGACGGGCATCTTCTTTCCCACTGAAGAATTTAAAACCATCAAGGTTCGGGCGGCTAATCCGCTTACGCTGCGCAAAGTCACTTACAAGCGTATGGGCGTCGGAATCTAA
- a CDS encoding LacI family DNA-binding transcriptional regulator yields the protein METFTIKDIARELNISTSTVSRALRGSYEINPETKRLVMECAERLNYRPNPIALSLKGSGTRAIGVIVPQIANYFFSQAINGIEAIAYNRGYHVIIFQSHESYDREVANVEQAMSRRVDGLLLSLSSETSDVTYLRELHAKGVPIVLFDRVSAELDVTQVVADNFKGAFAATEHLIQSGRRRIAHLTIQPWLSITQERLAGYRAALEKYGLPFDENLVRYGTFGPNEVGPMVDELMALPVAPDAFFTASDRLAVGCLTALRQRNLTIPDDVSLIGFTNLNVAELLSPSLSTVVQPAQEIGQVAAERLIDLIERKHRAQPVGTVRIPTELIARDSTRLPEHITTRLATASPDQKSKPKDFVLSI from the coding sequence TTGGAAACATTCACCATCAAGGATATTGCCCGCGAACTGAATATTTCAACTTCTACTGTTTCGCGAGCCTTGCGCGGCAGCTACGAAATCAACCCCGAGACCAAGCGGCTGGTGATGGAATGCGCCGAGCGTCTTAACTATCGCCCCAATCCGATAGCGCTAAGCTTAAAAGGGAGCGGCACCCGCGCTATTGGCGTCATTGTACCCCAGATTGCCAACTACTTTTTCTCCCAAGCCATCAACGGTATTGAGGCTATTGCCTACAACCGCGGCTACCACGTTATTATCTTCCAGAGCCACGAGTCTTACGACCGCGAAGTGGCTAATGTAGAGCAGGCTATGTCACGGCGGGTTGATGGGCTGCTGCTGTCTTTATCCAGCGAAACGTCCGACGTTACCTATTTGCGTGAGCTGCACGCTAAAGGTGTTCCCATTGTCCTGTTTGACCGGGTTTCAGCCGAGTTGGATGTAACGCAGGTCGTGGCTGATAACTTCAAGGGAGCTTTTGCTGCCACCGAACACCTTATTCAGTCGGGCCGGCGGCGCATCGCCCACCTCACCATTCAGCCTTGGCTGAGCATCACGCAGGAGCGCCTAGCTGGTTACCGAGCCGCCCTGGAAAAATACGGCTTGCCCTTCGACGAGAATCTAGTACGCTACGGCACTTTCGGCCCCAATGAAGTTGGACCGATGGTGGACGAGCTAATGGCCTTACCGGTTGCTCCTGATGCCTTTTTTACTGCCAGCGACCGGTTGGCGGTGGGCTGCCTTACGGCCCTGCGCCAGCGCAACCTTACCATTCCCGATGATGTGTCGCTTATTGGCTTTACCAACTTGAACGTAGCCGAGCTTTTATCGCCCTCACTGAGCACGGTGGTGCAGCCGGCTCAGGAGATTGGGCAAGTTGCCGCCGAACGCCTCATCGATTTGATTGAGCGCAAGCATCGGGCGCAACCCGTTGGCACCGTCCGCATTCCGACCGAACTAATAGCGCGCGACTCCACGCGACTCCCAGAACACATCACGACCCGCTTAGCAACGGCATCACCCGATCAGAAGTCGAAGCCTAAGGATTTCGTGCTGTCTATCTAA
- a CDS encoding DUF4350 domain-containing protein gives MEIAAENKLGQGKTVGLDYYFNHESRKSPITGEPEPFHYTWEERTHGGFWFWGNQFRELGGKTVSVPTAPTAASLKGLDVYIIVDPDTRKETPNPNFVEAAHVQAISDWVKAGGTLVLFANDTSNCEIPRFNQLAQAFGLRFANTSLNMVKGDQFEQGKVDLTGGKTVFKTAKTAYVKELAPLEVKSPAQPLVKNGNHVIMATAKVGKGTVFALGDPWLYNEYVDGRKIPATYENFQAGKDMATWLLQQTVRK, from the coding sequence ATGGAAATTGCTGCTGAAAATAAGCTCGGCCAAGGCAAGACAGTAGGCCTAGATTATTACTTCAACCACGAGTCGCGCAAGAGCCCGATTACCGGCGAGCCGGAGCCATTTCACTACACTTGGGAAGAGCGCACGCATGGTGGCTTCTGGTTCTGGGGCAATCAGTTTCGGGAGCTGGGGGGCAAAACAGTGTCTGTGCCCACGGCGCCAACAGCCGCCTCGCTCAAAGGGCTAGACGTATACATCATTGTAGATCCAGACACGCGCAAGGAAACCCCCAATCCGAACTTTGTAGAGGCCGCGCACGTGCAAGCTATCAGCGACTGGGTGAAGGCTGGCGGTACGTTAGTTCTATTCGCCAATGACACTTCCAACTGCGAAATTCCGCGCTTCAATCAGCTGGCTCAGGCCTTCGGATTACGCTTTGCTAACACCAGCCTTAACATGGTGAAGGGCGACCAATTCGAGCAAGGAAAAGTTGACCTGACCGGCGGCAAAACGGTGTTCAAAACGGCCAAGACGGCGTACGTAAAGGAGCTAGCCCCATTGGAAGTAAAGTCACCTGCTCAGCCGCTGGTCAAGAACGGCAATCACGTGATTATGGCTACGGCCAAAGTGGGCAAAGGAACGGTGTTCGCGCTGGGTGACCCGTGGCTGTACAACGAGTATGTGGACGGCCGCAAAATTCCGGCTACGTACGAGAACTTTCAGGCTGGTAAAGATATGGCTACCTGGCTCCTGCAGCAAACCGTTCGCAAGTAA
- a CDS encoding glycosyl hydrolase family 28 protein: MKKYAVLFLSLVALAFRPAEEKKVQVFLVGDSTMSEKPDRSKPERGWGMYFDQFFDGETTVQNHAMNGRSTRNFRHEGRWAKVMEQVKPGDWVLIQFGHNDQKKEDTARYAAPQTDYRKNLTRYVQEAKQRGANPVLLTPVGRRYFDEQGKRKDDHGEYPSVVREVAKSQKVPLIDMHEKSWALYSQLGEKGSRDLFWSYQNGYYQENPVPPAKNDNTHFSAYGAELIAQLVAQDIKKQNLGIASHLKPLAFAGKYAFDLPVVLQPSFRADTFNITKFGAVADGQTLNTEAFRKAIEACSQQGGVVLVPRGLWLTGPIQLKSNVNLHVQRGALVQFSNKLSDYKLIKTNWEGEDAVRNQSPISGYDLVNIAITGEGTFDGAGDSWRMVKKEKLSEGQWQKLVKSGGVVDEKGTTWYPTASSLKGSLSPKIWVIPAGQTDVDLNHLSEVKDFLRPNMLSLQRCKQILLEGFTIQNSPAWTIHPLLCDNITLRNVTAKNPWYGQNTDALDLESCRNGLVEGCTFDVGDDGICIKSGRDEQGRKRGVPTENFIIRDTKVYHAHGGFVIGSEMSGGARNIYVTNCTFMGTDVGLRFKTARGRGGVVENIFVDGVDMTDIAGEAILFDMFYAAKDPVQVNGEAFAIPEIKAEPLNEGTPQFRSFRIKNVTCKGANTGILIRGVPEMNIKDIEIENVVLESKKGLVCQEADGIKLKNVALFSTETKPVLEVQNSRNIVMDNIRYTNGAELLLRVTGDRSKNVKLVNTNVKGAKEDVEFGKKVSRKVVTVSSR, encoded by the coding sequence ATGAAAAAATACGCTGTATTGTTCTTGTCTTTGGTCGCTCTGGCCTTCCGACCGGCCGAGGAAAAGAAGGTTCAAGTATTCCTGGTTGGCGACTCCACGATGTCGGAGAAGCCGGACCGTAGCAAGCCGGAGCGCGGCTGGGGCATGTACTTTGACCAGTTCTTTGATGGCGAAACCACCGTGCAGAACCACGCCATGAATGGGCGTAGCACCCGCAATTTTCGTCACGAAGGCCGCTGGGCTAAGGTGATGGAGCAGGTGAAGCCCGGCGACTGGGTGCTTATCCAGTTTGGCCACAACGACCAAAAAAAGGAAGACACCGCCCGCTACGCCGCGCCCCAAACTGATTACCGCAAAAACCTGACGCGCTACGTGCAGGAAGCCAAGCAGCGGGGGGCAAATCCGGTGCTGCTCACGCCTGTGGGCCGGCGCTACTTTGATGAGCAGGGCAAGCGCAAAGACGACCACGGCGAGTATCCGTCGGTGGTGCGTGAGGTGGCCAAGTCGCAGAAAGTGCCGCTGATTGACATGCACGAGAAGAGCTGGGCACTGTACTCTCAACTGGGTGAGAAGGGTAGCCGAGACCTTTTCTGGAGTTACCAGAACGGCTACTACCAAGAGAACCCGGTGCCCCCAGCCAAGAACGACAACACCCACTTTTCGGCCTACGGCGCTGAGCTAATTGCGCAGCTGGTTGCCCAGGACATAAAGAAGCAGAACCTGGGTATAGCCAGTCACCTGAAGCCCTTAGCCTTTGCGGGTAAGTACGCCTTTGATTTGCCGGTAGTACTCCAGCCTTCGTTCCGCGCCGATACGTTTAATATCACCAAGTTCGGGGCCGTAGCCGATGGCCAAACCCTGAACACCGAGGCGTTTCGCAAGGCCATTGAGGCATGTAGCCAGCAGGGCGGCGTAGTATTGGTGCCGCGCGGCTTGTGGCTCACGGGCCCAATTCAGCTGAAAAGCAACGTGAACTTACACGTGCAGCGGGGCGCTTTGGTTCAATTCAGCAACAAACTCTCCGACTACAAACTCATTAAAACGAACTGGGAGGGCGAGGACGCCGTGCGCAATCAGTCCCCCATTTCGGGCTACGACCTCGTGAATATTGCCATTACTGGCGAGGGTACTTTCGATGGTGCCGGCGACTCTTGGCGCATGGTGAAGAAGGAGAAGCTAAGCGAAGGGCAGTGGCAGAAGCTCGTGAAGTCGGGCGGCGTGGTAGACGAAAAAGGCACCACCTGGTACCCGACGGCTAGTTCTTTGAAAGGATCACTTTCGCCCAAAATCTGGGTTATTCCTGCTGGTCAAACCGATGTGGATCTCAACCATCTTTCCGAAGTAAAAGACTTTCTGCGGCCCAACATGCTCAGCCTACAGCGCTGCAAGCAGATTTTGCTCGAAGGCTTCACCATTCAGAACTCGCCGGCCTGGACTATCCACCCGCTGCTCTGCGACAACATTACCCTGCGCAACGTGACGGCCAAAAACCCTTGGTACGGCCAAAACACCGACGCCCTCGACCTCGAATCTTGCCGCAATGGTTTGGTAGAAGGCTGCACCTTCGACGTGGGCGACGACGGCATCTGCATCAAGTCGGGCCGCGACGAGCAGGGCCGCAAGCGTGGGGTACCAACGGAGAACTTCATCATCCGCGACACCAAAGTATATCACGCCCACGGCGGCTTCGTAATTGGCTCCGAAATGTCGGGCGGCGCGCGCAATATCTACGTGACCAACTGCACCTTCATGGGCACCGACGTAGGACTGCGCTTCAAAACGGCTCGTGGCCGCGGCGGGGTAGTAGAGAACATCTTCGTCGATGGCGTGGACATGACTGACATTGCCGGCGAGGCCATTTTGTTTGACATGTTTTACGCGGCCAAAGACCCGGTCCAGGTAAACGGCGAGGCATTCGCTATTCCCGAAATCAAGGCGGAACCCCTGAACGAGGGAACACCGCAGTTCCGTAGCTTCCGTATCAAAAACGTGACCTGTAAAGGGGCCAATACTGGTATCCTGATTCGCGGGGTACCCGAAATGAACATCAAGGACATTGAGATTGAAAACGTAGTGCTGGAAAGTAAAAAGGGCCTCGTATGTCAGGAAGCCGATGGTATCAAGCTCAAAAACGTAGCACTGTTTTCCACCGAAACCAAGCCAGTGCTGGAAGTGCAAAACAGTCGCAACATCGTGATGGACAACATCCGTTATACCAACGGCGCCGAATTGCTGCTGCGCGTAACCGGCGACCGGAGTAAGAATGTGAAATTGGTCAACACCAATGTAAAAGGCGCGAAGGAGGATGTAGAGTTCGGGAAAAAAGTGTCGAGAAAGGTGGTCACCGTTTCGAGCCGCTAA